The following proteins are co-located in the Phycisphaerae bacterium genome:
- a CDS encoding DUF362 domain-containing protein, which produces MMMPSPPLDQPARGRSTRRLFLRRAGGASLALLAVQTRVIGQSRPASQPTGTSPAPVVDPPATTRATAKPSGPVSKSIVADLINPMIISQHKIHEPALADMIRIGVCLATGQDSSASAWRSLLRPEDVVGIKFDEVGQEELGTTELFAGQLIQSLETAGVERKRIVLIDVPNLLVKKFGTQPRRFGWRTTETPLGNDRERLAAVLDQVTAIINVPFLKSHNLCGISGCLLNASIPFVRRQTLYLRDGGAPHIADIISLAEILPKLRLHIVNGLRGVFDKGPEARPEGMWPHTGVLVSKDPVAADQMSVDIINERRLQARLRPIGDFLGRVAHIRAAAERGLGTDDQDYITRIRPS; this is translated from the coding sequence ATGATGATGCCCAGCCCTCCTCTCGATCAGCCCGCCCGCGGCAGATCCACTCGCCGACTATTCCTCCGCCGAGCGGGGGGCGCAAGCCTGGCCCTGTTGGCGGTTCAGACGAGGGTGATCGGCCAGTCACGGCCGGCCTCACAGCCGACCGGCACCTCACCCGCTCCGGTGGTCGATCCGCCCGCCACAACCCGGGCAACCGCCAAGCCCTCCGGACCGGTCAGCAAGTCAATCGTCGCCGACCTGATCAACCCGATGATCATCTCCCAGCACAAGATCCACGAGCCCGCCCTGGCCGACATGATCCGGATAGGCGTCTGCCTGGCCACCGGCCAGGACTCCTCCGCCAGCGCATGGCGGAGCCTGCTCCGCCCGGAAGACGTGGTCGGCATCAAGTTCGATGAGGTTGGCCAGGAGGAACTGGGAACAACCGAGCTGTTTGCCGGACAGTTGATCCAGTCTCTCGAAACCGCGGGCGTTGAGCGGAAGCGCATCGTCCTGATCGACGTGCCCAACCTGCTGGTGAAGAAGTTCGGCACCCAACCGCGTCGCTTCGGCTGGCGGACCACCGAGACGCCGCTGGGCAACGACAGGGAACGACTGGCGGCGGTTCTCGACCAGGTCACCGCGATCATCAACGTGCCCTTCCTGAAGAGCCACAATCTCTGCGGAATCAGCGGTTGTCTGCTCAACGCCTCCATCCCGTTTGTTCGCAGGCAGACCCTCTACCTCCGCGACGGCGGGGCACCCCACATCGCGGACATCATCTCCCTTGCCGAGATCCTGCCCAAACTCCGCCTGCACATCGTCAACGGCTTGCGAGGTGTGTTCGACAAGGGCCCGGAAGCTCGCCCGGAAGGAATGTGGCCGCACACGGGAGTCCTCGTCAGCAAGGACCCCGTGGCAGCGGACCAGATGAGCGTCGACATCATCAACGAGCGCCGGCTCCAGGCCAGACTCCGACCCATCGGCGACTTCCTGGGTCGCGTCGCCCACATACGAGCCGCGGCCGAACGCGGCCTGGGCACCGATGACCAGGACTACATCACTCGCATTCGGCCGTCCTGA
- a CDS encoding UDPGP type 1 family protein yields MSESNTDRLARLRAILRQHRQDHLLAHWETLSDDQRTTLLDDIEQINFRALDELIETQVRQGHPFPIPRDIQPAPFYPYEPGIDRVAKYADAVKKGIGLIRKNKVAAFTVAGGQGTRLGFDGPKGAFKISPVKDKPLFQLFAEHIRGTNLRYGADLSWYIMTSPQNDAATRAFFAENGYFGLKSERVRFFQQGVMPAFARDGRILLDQRHRIAFSADGHGGCLLAMRRSGALAEMAAAGVEAISYIQVDNPLVRLIDPLFIGLHALTGSQMSSKTIPKVDDLERVGNFVLGDGRTMVIEYSDLPEKLARARDDKGHRLFDAGSIAIHALDRGFVEQLTTDEAHFALPWHRAFKKVAHVDDTGRRIEPREPNAIKLEAFIFDAIPHAAKPLILQTSRAEEFSPVKNATGVDSEATARRDMNRRAAAWLHAAGFEVPFRNGGEPDGLFEISPLLALDAGHLREVLTEPPRLTRGAANYLE; encoded by the coding sequence ATGTCAGAATCGAATACCGACCGGCTTGCCCGCTTGCGTGCCATCCTGCGGCAACACCGGCAGGACCACCTGCTCGCCCACTGGGAAACCCTCAGCGACGACCAGCGGACCACCCTGCTCGACGACATTGAGCAGATCAACTTCCGGGCCCTCGACGAGCTGATCGAGACCCAGGTCCGGCAAGGTCACCCGTTTCCGATCCCGAGGGATATCCAGCCGGCCCCCTTCTATCCCTATGAGCCGGGGATCGATCGGGTGGCCAAGTATGCCGACGCGGTCAAGAAGGGCATTGGCCTGATTCGCAAGAACAAGGTCGCGGCCTTCACCGTGGCCGGCGGACAGGGGACCCGCCTGGGTTTCGACGGTCCCAAGGGGGCCTTCAAGATCTCGCCTGTCAAGGACAAGCCCCTGTTTCAGCTCTTTGCCGAGCACATCCGGGGGACCAATCTCCGCTATGGGGCCGATCTGTCCTGGTACATCATGACCAGTCCCCAGAATGATGCGGCGACCCGGGCCTTCTTCGCCGAGAACGGCTACTTCGGTCTCAAGAGCGAACGGGTGCGGTTCTTTCAGCAGGGAGTGATGCCCGCGTTCGCACGCGACGGACGGATTCTGCTCGACCAGAGGCACCGGATCGCGTTCTCGGCCGATGGGCATGGTGGGTGCCTCCTGGCGATGCGGCGGTCGGGGGCCCTCGCCGAGATGGCCGCCGCCGGCGTCGAGGCGATCAGCTACATCCAGGTCGACAACCCGCTGGTTCGGCTGATCGACCCGTTGTTCATCGGCTTGCACGCGCTGACGGGTTCGCAGATGTCCAGCAAGACCATTCCCAAGGTGGATGACCTCGAGCGGGTCGGCAACTTCGTGCTCGGCGACGGGCGGACCATGGTGATCGAGTACTCCGACCTTCCCGAGAAGCTGGCTCGAGCTCGCGACGACAAGGGCCATCGGCTGTTTGATGCCGGCAGCATCGCCATCCATGCCCTCGACCGGGGATTCGTCGAGCAGCTCACCACGGACGAAGCTCATTTCGCCTTGCCGTGGCACCGGGCGTTCAAGAAGGTCGCGCATGTCGATGACACCGGCCGGCGGATCGAGCCGCGCGAACCGAACGCGATCAAACTGGAGGCGTTCATCTTCGACGCAATTCCACACGCGGCCAAGCCGCTGATTCTCCAGACCTCGCGGGCCGAGGAGTTCAGCCCGGTCAAGAACGCGACCGGCGTGGACAGCGAGGCAACAGCCAGACGAGACATGAACCGCCGGGCCGCCGCGTGGCTGCACGCCGCCGGTTTCGAGGTTCCTTTCAGGAACGGCGGCGAGCCCGATGGTCTGTTCGAAATCAGTCCGCTCCTGGCCCTGGACGCCGGCCATCTCCGCGAGGTCCTTACCGAGCCGCCCAGGCTGACGCGTGGTGCCGCGAACTACCTTGAGTGA